A single window of Halobacterium jilantaiense DNA harbors:
- the hutU gene encoding urocanate hydratase, producing the protein MDAPDADFEVGEPSPEWESYRGAPTGTDTECEGWRQEAALRMLNNNLDPEVAEKPEDLVVYGGTGRAARSWDAYDAILDELRSLEDTETLLVQSGKPVGVFDTHERAPSVLIANSNLVGNWDNWEHFHELEADGKIMYGQMTAGSWAYIGTQGIIQGTFETLAELAREHYPDNDGLRGKTVVTAGLGGMGGAQPLAVTMNHGVCIAAEVDEDRIDRRIETGYCMEKTDDLDEAIRRAEDAAEAGEPYSVGVHGNAADVLEGMLDRGFVPDVVTDQTSAHDELEGYYPSGYTVAEADELRDDDPDAYREASMDTMARHVAAILAMQDEGAVAFEYGNNIRGQVDDHRGDVTTTAGETHDPFDFPGFVPAYIRPLFCRGKGPFRWVALSGNPEDIHRTDEAVKELFPEKDDLHRWIDLAQEQVQFQGLPSRVCWLGYQSDDGETPRESRDGGGETAEASLTERARFALRINDLVADGEIEAPVVVTRDHLDAGSVASPNRETEAMQDGTDAVADWPILNALLNTAAGADIVSVHDGGGVGIGNSLHTNNHVVLDGTDLAAEKARRVFTTDPGMGVIRHADAGYEDALDEARESDVSVPMEDR; encoded by the coding sequence ATGGACGCGCCAGACGCAGACTTCGAGGTGGGCGAGCCGTCCCCCGAGTGGGAGTCCTACCGGGGAGCGCCGACCGGCACCGACACCGAGTGCGAGGGCTGGCGGCAGGAGGCAGCCCTCCGCATGCTGAACAACAACCTCGACCCGGAGGTCGCCGAGAAGCCCGAGGACCTCGTCGTCTACGGCGGGACGGGCCGCGCGGCGCGTTCGTGGGACGCCTACGACGCCATCCTCGACGAACTCCGGAGCCTAGAGGACACCGAGACGCTGCTGGTGCAGTCCGGGAAGCCGGTCGGCGTCTTCGACACCCACGAGCGCGCGCCCAGCGTCCTCATCGCGAACTCGAATCTCGTCGGGAACTGGGACAACTGGGAGCACTTCCACGAACTCGAAGCCGACGGGAAAATCATGTACGGCCAGATGACGGCGGGCTCGTGGGCGTACATCGGCACACAGGGCATCATCCAGGGGACCTTCGAGACGCTCGCCGAGCTCGCGCGCGAGCACTACCCGGACAACGACGGCCTCCGCGGGAAGACCGTCGTGACCGCGGGACTCGGCGGGATGGGGGGCGCGCAGCCGCTCGCGGTCACGATGAACCACGGCGTCTGCATCGCCGCCGAGGTCGACGAGGACCGCATCGACCGCCGCATCGAGACGGGCTACTGCATGGAGAAGACCGACGACCTCGACGAGGCGATTCGGCGAGCCGAAGACGCTGCCGAGGCCGGCGAACCCTACTCCGTGGGCGTCCACGGGAACGCCGCGGACGTGCTGGAGGGGATGCTCGACCGCGGCTTCGTGCCGGACGTGGTCACCGACCAGACGAGCGCCCACGACGAACTGGAGGGGTACTACCCGAGCGGCTACACCGTCGCGGAGGCCGACGAACTGCGCGACGACGACCCCGACGCGTACCGCGAGGCGTCGATGGACACGATGGCGCGCCACGTCGCCGCCATCCTCGCGATGCAGGACGAGGGCGCGGTCGCCTTCGAGTACGGGAACAACATCCGCGGGCAGGTCGACGACCACCGGGGTGACGTGACCACGACCGCCGGCGAGACCCACGACCCCTTCGACTTCCCGGGGTTCGTCCCGGCGTACATCCGGCCGCTGTTCTGCCGCGGGAAGGGGCCGTTCCGGTGGGTCGCGCTCTCCGGGAACCCCGAGGACATCCACCGCACCGACGAGGCCGTCAAAGAGCTATTCCCCGAGAAGGACGACCTCCACCGCTGGATCGACCTCGCGCAGGAGCAGGTGCAGTTCCAGGGGCTCCCGAGCCGGGTGTGCTGGCTGGGGTACCAGAGTGACGACGGCGAGACTCCGCGGGAGTCTCGTGACGGAGGCGGTGAAACCGCCGAAGCCAGCCTCACCGAGCGCGCTCGCTTCGCCCTCCGAATCAACGACCTCGTCGCGGACGGCGAAATCGAGGCTCCCGTCGTCGTCACGCGGGACCACCTCGACGCCGGCAGCGTCGCCAGTCCGAACCGCGAGACGGAGGCCATGCAGGACGGTACGGACGCGGTCGCCGACTGGCCGATTCTGAACGCGCTGCTGAACACCGCCGCGGGCGCGGACATCGTGAGCGTCCACGACGGCGGCGGCGTCGGCATCGGGAACTCGCTGCACACGAACAACCACGTCGTCCTCGACGGCACGGACCTCGCCGCCGAGAAGGCCCGCCGCGTGTTCACCACTGACCCCGGAATGGGCGTGATTCGGCACGCAGACGCCGGCTACGAGGACGCACTCGACGAAGCCCGGGAATCGGATGTCTCCGTCCCGATGGAGGACCGATGA
- a CDS encoding helix-turn-helix domain-containing protein: MQQATFRLAGGNAYAAATADTDARMRLWCNDHCDLLDVRGEGADGVLEAVDADVGVRERVDEGDTTLAVTDACLRAESDGVEDTLAAHGCLLVPPLTYADGEKHLRVLALAPESLTAVYHDLRADYDVTVADKQTVSAPQSAAPGESAPDLTARQAAVLRAAVESGYYDRPRETTTAALAERFGLARSTLEEHLRRAEGKVARAALQR, from the coding sequence GTGCAGCAGGCGACGTTCCGGCTGGCCGGCGGTAACGCGTACGCCGCCGCGACGGCCGACACGGACGCGAGAATGCGGCTCTGGTGCAACGACCACTGCGACCTCCTCGACGTCCGCGGCGAGGGTGCCGACGGCGTGCTCGAAGCCGTCGACGCCGACGTCGGCGTCCGCGAACGCGTCGACGAGGGGGACACGACGCTGGCGGTCACCGACGCCTGCCTGCGGGCCGAGTCGGACGGCGTCGAGGACACGCTCGCCGCCCACGGCTGCCTCCTCGTGCCGCCGCTGACGTACGCCGACGGCGAGAAACACCTCCGCGTGCTGGCGCTCGCTCCGGAGTCACTGACCGCGGTGTACCACGACCTCCGCGCCGACTACGACGTCACGGTCGCCGACAAGCAGACCGTGAGCGCGCCGCAGTCGGCCGCGCCGGGCGAGTCCGCCCCGGACCTCACCGCTCGGCAGGCGGCCGTGCTTCGCGCGGCCGTCGAGTCCGGCTACTACGACCGCCCCCGGGAGACGACGACGGCGGCTCTCGCGGAGCGCTTCGGCCTCGCTCGCTCCACGCTCGAAGAACACCTGCGGCGCGCCGAGGGGAAGGTCGCGCGCGCCGCGCTCCAGCGGTAG
- a CDS encoding amidohydrolase family protein — MALADLLAEERAVDTHAHQPTAEFLEDAGGQMMADAAAKFGSEMETWDYEAMVEEYRDAGVGRAVLLGWDAETNTGNPPVPNDYVAEIRDDHPEFFVGFASVDPLKDDCVEEAYRAVEDLGLSGFKFQQIAQGFDPSDPEHDDLWDAIEDLGVPCVFHGGNSTLGAGAPGGRGLKVKHGNPMLLDDVAAEHPELQILIAHPAFPWEQEQLAICQQKGNVKMDLSGWLPKYIDDQVLQYAGSVLQDDVMFGTDYPMIRPEEWLDSFAEHTDYSDDVYRKLLWENAEDFLGL, encoded by the coding sequence ATGGCACTCGCCGACCTGCTCGCGGAGGAGCGCGCCGTCGACACGCACGCCCACCAGCCGACCGCCGAGTTCCTTGAGGACGCGGGCGGCCAGATGATGGCGGACGCCGCGGCGAAGTTCGGCTCCGAGATGGAGACCTGGGACTACGAGGCGATGGTCGAGGAGTACCGCGACGCGGGCGTCGGCCGCGCCGTCCTGCTCGGCTGGGACGCCGAGACGAACACCGGGAACCCGCCGGTGCCGAACGACTACGTCGCCGAGATTCGGGACGACCACCCCGAGTTCTTCGTCGGGTTCGCGTCCGTCGACCCGCTCAAGGACGACTGCGTCGAGGAGGCCTACCGGGCCGTCGAGGACCTCGGTCTCTCCGGGTTCAAGTTCCAGCAGATCGCGCAGGGCTTCGACCCGAGCGACCCCGAACACGACGACCTCTGGGACGCCATCGAGGACCTCGGTGTCCCCTGCGTGTTCCACGGCGGGAACTCCACGCTCGGCGCGGGCGCGCCCGGGGGCCGCGGGCTCAAAGTCAAACACGGGAACCCGATGCTGCTCGACGACGTGGCCGCCGAACACCCCGAGCTCCAGATACTCATCGCCCACCCGGCGTTCCCGTGGGAGCAAGAACAGCTTGCCATCTGCCAGCAGAAGGGCAACGTCAAGATGGACCTCTCCGGCTGGCTCCCGAAGTACATCGACGACCAGGTGTTGCAGTACGCCGGCAGCGTCCTCCAGGACGACGTGATGTTCGGCACCGACTACCCGATGATTCGGCCAGAGGAGTGGCTGGACTCGTTCGCCGAACACACCGACTACAGCGACGACGTCTACCGGAAGCTGCTCTGGGAGAACGCCGAAGACTTCCTCGGGCTGTAG
- a CDS encoding twin-arginine translocation signal domain-containing protein — protein MPSRRTFLRAAGVGVPVALAGCLDSRERVEGYVQLKTIQARETESSESAYDTIIDIEATYENDTGPELTRLEEDWAAHFPVPRKPTVSDALHETLTDQFESVRYIVGVTSPGWADDGESVGSFNVATTRENFNRVQVHSAVTVSSDGTSLTVHSVDGVWDFDAADG, from the coding sequence ATGCCCTCCAGACGAACGTTCCTACGTGCCGCCGGAGTCGGCGTTCCCGTCGCGCTCGCAGGCTGCCTCGACTCACGCGAGCGCGTCGAAGGGTACGTGCAACTGAAGACGATACAGGCCCGCGAAACCGAGTCGAGCGAGTCCGCGTACGACACGATTATCGACATCGAGGCGACCTACGAGAACGACACGGGTCCAGAGCTGACCCGCCTCGAGGAGGACTGGGCGGCCCACTTCCCGGTGCCGCGGAAACCGACTGTCTCGGATGCCCTCCACGAGACGCTCACTGACCAGTTCGAGTCCGTGCGGTACATAGTCGGCGTCACCAGCCCCGGGTGGGCCGACGACGGCGAGTCCGTCGGCAGCTTCAACGTCGCGACGACCCGCGAGAACTTCAACCGCGTGCAGGTCCACAGCGCGGTCACGGTGTCCTCGGACGGCACGTCCCTGACGGTTCACTCCGTCGACGGCGTCTGGGACTTCGACGCGGCGGACGGATAG
- a CDS encoding MaoC/PaaZ C-terminal domain-containing protein: MPYSYRPHHFEDFEAGQTFESVGRTVTESDFTMHSMFTGDWTELHSNAEYADDQEFGERVAHGPMTFVLATGFVYRCGFLERTVVAFLGMNYMDIPAPVKMDDTISLDMEVTETKELSSREDAGLVTIDTEMTNQHDETVFQGDMKFLVKRDDGE; the protein is encoded by the coding sequence GTGCCATACAGCTACCGACCCCACCACTTCGAGGACTTCGAGGCGGGACAGACCTTCGAGAGCGTCGGCCGCACCGTGACCGAGTCGGACTTCACGATGCACTCGATGTTCACGGGCGACTGGACGGAACTCCACTCGAACGCGGAGTACGCCGACGACCAGGAGTTCGGCGAGCGCGTCGCCCACGGCCCGATGACGTTCGTGCTCGCCACCGGGTTCGTCTACCGGTGTGGCTTCCTCGAGCGCACTGTCGTCGCCTTCCTCGGCATGAACTACATGGACATCCCCGCGCCGGTGAAGATGGACGACACCATCTCGCTGGACATGGAGGTCACTGAGACGAAGGAACTCTCCTCCCGGGAGGACGCCGGCCTCGTCACCATCGACACGGAGATGACGAACCAGCACGACGAGACCGTCTTTCAGGGGGACATGAAGTTCCTCGTGAAGCGCGACGACGGCGAGTAG
- the paaK gene encoding phenylacetate--CoA ligase PaaK, which produces MPTDIECAPPDERRTLQNERFRDTVEHAYENVPFYRTAMDDAGVHPDDVDGVADAPKLPTTTKADFRDTYPDGLFAVPREDVARVHASSGTTGKPKIVGYTQSDLDVWAEVSARSLRAAGVTGTDTVQNAYGYGLFTGGLGIHAGAERLGSELIPIGGGNTDRQLDFLEDLGSDVLTCTPSYALYLAEHADERGVDLADLPLSTVVFGAEPCTDPMRDAIEQRLDADGVDIYGLSEIIGPGVAVECVDAKDGLHVWDDHFYPEVIDPDTGEVLPEGEEGELVLTTLSKEALPVLRYRTGDMTTLTSGECECGRTTVRMDNVTGRTDDLLIVRGVNCYPSEIEAVALDTEGVAPHYRIDLYREHELDRIEVTVETDPCFDGDTDALHDDLLSRLSSVLSFTPDELTVAPPNSIDRQATGKVKRVFDHR; this is translated from the coding sequence ATGCCCACGGACATCGAGTGCGCCCCGCCGGACGAGCGCCGAACACTACAGAACGAACGCTTCCGAGACACGGTCGAGCACGCCTACGAGAACGTCCCCTTCTACCGGACGGCGATGGACGACGCCGGCGTCCACCCCGACGACGTCGACGGCGTCGCCGACGCCCCGAAGCTCCCGACGACGACGAAAGCGGACTTCCGGGACACCTACCCGGACGGCCTGTTCGCGGTGCCTCGGGAAGACGTCGCCCGCGTCCACGCCTCCTCGGGCACCACCGGCAAACCAAAGATTGTCGGCTACACGCAGTCGGACCTCGACGTCTGGGCGGAGGTGTCGGCGCGCTCCCTGCGGGCCGCCGGCGTCACCGGGACGGACACCGTCCAGAACGCCTACGGCTACGGGCTGTTCACGGGCGGGCTGGGCATCCACGCCGGCGCTGAACGCCTCGGCTCGGAGCTGATTCCCATCGGCGGCGGGAACACCGACCGCCAGCTCGACTTCCTCGAAGACCTCGGCAGCGACGTGCTCACCTGCACGCCGTCGTACGCGCTCTACCTCGCCGAGCACGCGGACGAGCGCGGCGTGGACCTCGCGGACCTCCCGCTGTCGACGGTCGTGTTCGGCGCGGAGCCCTGCACCGACCCGATGCGGGACGCCATCGAACAGCGACTGGACGCCGACGGCGTCGACATCTACGGGCTCTCGGAGATCATCGGGCCGGGCGTCGCCGTCGAGTGCGTCGACGCCAAGGACGGCCTCCACGTCTGGGACGACCACTTCTACCCGGAGGTAATCGACCCCGACACCGGCGAGGTGCTGCCCGAGGGCGAGGAGGGCGAACTCGTCCTCACGACGCTCTCGAAGGAGGCGCTGCCCGTGCTGCGCTACCGGACCGGGGACATGACGACGCTCACGTCCGGCGAGTGCGAGTGCGGCCGCACCACGGTCCGCATGGACAACGTCACCGGCCGCACCGACGACCTGCTCATCGTGCGCGGCGTGAACTGCTACCCGAGCGAAATCGAGGCCGTCGCTCTCGACACCGAGGGCGTCGCGCCGCACTACCGCATCGACCTCTACCGAGAGCACGAACTCGACCGCATCGAGGTCACGGTCGAGACCGACCCGTGCTTCGACGGCGACACCGACGCGCTCCACGACGACCTGCTGTCGCGGCTGTCCAGCGTGCTGTCGTTCACGCCCGACGAGCTCACCGTCGCGCCGCCGAACAGCATCGACCGGCAGGCCACCGGGAAGGTCAAGCGCGTCTTCGACCACCGCTGA
- a CDS encoding thiolase C-terminal domain-containing protein → MRDAYVVGAGQTDFGSFPDESYRSLFATAVDRTLASADGLCRGDVDEAVVGTLGVGGRQLGLSGPAVTEFAGLSVPTTRVENACAASGYAVRNAVQAVKSGMADVVLAGGYEVMTDASDDATKYWLGVSGETEWERLTGTTFAGTYAQMARAYLDEYDDATVDDLSRAAVKNHANASENPHAQLRFECSLDDATDAATVADPLTLYHCCPTTDGAAAVLVVSEDVAEDHSTLDAARVAGVGAASDRVGLFERDTYTAIPASERAAESAYEMADRGPDDVDFAEVHDCFAIAELLAYEDLGFCERGDAPALLRDGVTERDGRLPVNVSGGLKAKGHPIGATGAGQVAELWKQLTGRAGDRQLDGPEVGLAHNVGGSGGAAVVTILEGDADREGKR, encoded by the coding sequence ATGCGAGACGCGTACGTCGTCGGGGCGGGCCAGACCGACTTCGGGTCGTTCCCCGACGAGTCCTACCGGTCGCTGTTCGCCACGGCCGTCGACCGAACGCTGGCGAGTGCCGACGGCCTCTGCCGCGGAGACGTCGACGAAGCAGTCGTCGGCACGCTCGGCGTCGGCGGCCGCCAACTCGGGCTCTCGGGGCCGGCCGTCACCGAGTTCGCCGGCCTCTCGGTCCCGACAACGAGAGTGGAGAACGCCTGCGCCGCGAGCGGCTACGCCGTCAGGAACGCCGTGCAGGCGGTGAAGTCGGGGATGGCTGACGTCGTCCTCGCGGGCGGCTACGAGGTGATGACCGACGCCAGCGACGACGCGACGAAGTACTGGCTCGGCGTCAGCGGCGAGACCGAGTGGGAACGACTCACCGGGACGACGTTCGCGGGGACGTACGCCCAGATGGCTCGCGCGTACCTCGACGAGTACGACGACGCCACCGTCGACGACCTCTCCAGGGCGGCCGTGAAGAACCACGCCAACGCCAGCGAGAACCCCCACGCGCAACTCCGCTTCGAGTGCAGCCTCGACGACGCCACCGACGCCGCGACGGTCGCGGACCCCCTCACGCTCTATCACTGCTGTCCGACGACGGACGGTGCTGCCGCCGTTCTCGTCGTCAGTGAGGACGTGGCCGAGGACCACTCGACCCTCGACGCCGCCCGGGTCGCCGGCGTCGGCGCTGCAAGCGACCGCGTCGGGCTGTTCGAGCGCGACACCTACACCGCGATTCCCGCGAGCGAGCGCGCCGCCGAGTCGGCCTACGAGATGGCCGACCGCGGCCCCGACGACGTCGACTTCGCGGAGGTCCACGACTGCTTCGCCATCGCGGAGCTGCTGGCCTACGAGGACCTCGGCTTCTGCGAGCGCGGCGACGCGCCGGCGCTGCTCCGCGACGGCGTCACCGAGCGCGACGGCCGCCTCCCCGTGAACGTCTCGGGCGGCCTGAAGGCCAAAGGCCACCCCATCGGTGCCACCGGTGCCGGGCAGGTCGCGGAGCTCTGGAAACAGCTCACCGGGCGCGCCGGCGACCGACAGCTCGACGGCCCCGAGGTCGGGCTCGCGCACAACGTCGGCGGGAGCGGCGGCGCGGCCGTCGTGACGATTCTGGAGGGCGACGCCGACCGGGAGGGGAAGCGATGA
- a CDS encoding zinc ribbon domain-containing protein, which produces MRVAGVGAYVPRFRLPTDAIADALGQCHARGVEAVAVPDADEDALTMAAEAGERALDAAGLDPESVDALHLASTTLPYEEEAGTSRLRSLLGLGEHTESAQFGGSTDAGGAALAAGLERDAPTLVVASDTPQGIDDEALGHAAGAGAAAVVLDRDGPGRVAGRGSRTTTNPGTRFRERGSAQTTGLGVTSYDRQAFRETLAGAVEGLDTSGVDAAALQAPDGDLPYRVAGALGLDTDTVAAGSVVERVGDAGAASALLGLAGALRDGARSVLLATHGSGAASHAFRVVAERGIPVRATVAGDRELSFAGARRRRGDFDSGPPAGGGASVSVPSYRRTLAARHRLVAGRCRSCSALRFPPEGACGDCGATDGYEDAPLRTRGTVETSTTISQGGAPPEFAPQQARSGEYGSAIVSFEGRGEGSGEVSVPVQVVLADGDTPGIGDEVVVVPRVLYDQEGVRRYGAKAVPADSRRG; this is translated from the coding sequence ATGAGGGTCGCGGGCGTCGGAGCCTACGTCCCCCGGTTCCGGCTCCCGACCGACGCAATCGCGGACGCGCTCGGGCAGTGTCACGCCCGCGGCGTCGAGGCGGTCGCGGTCCCGGACGCCGACGAGGACGCGCTCACGATGGCGGCCGAAGCCGGCGAGCGCGCGCTCGACGCGGCCGGTCTCGACCCCGAGTCCGTCGACGCGCTCCACCTCGCGTCGACGACGCTTCCCTACGAGGAGGAGGCGGGAACGAGTCGGCTGCGCAGCCTGCTCGGCCTCGGCGAACACACGGAGAGCGCGCAGTTCGGCGGGAGCACGGACGCCGGCGGCGCGGCGCTCGCGGCGGGGCTGGAGCGCGACGCGCCGACGCTCGTCGTCGCCAGCGACACGCCTCAAGGCATCGACGACGAGGCGCTCGGCCACGCCGCCGGTGCCGGTGCGGCGGCTGTCGTCCTCGACCGCGACGGCCCCGGCCGGGTGGCGGGGCGGGGGAGCCGGACGACGACGAACCCCGGCACCCGGTTCCGGGAGCGCGGGAGCGCCCAGACGACCGGGCTCGGCGTCACGAGCTACGACCGGCAGGCGTTCCGCGAGACGCTCGCCGGTGCGGTCGAGGGCCTCGATACGAGCGGCGTCGACGCGGCCGCGCTCCAGGCACCCGACGGCGACCTGCCGTACCGAGTGGCTGGCGCGCTCGGCCTCGACACCGACACAGTCGCCGCCGGCAGCGTCGTCGAGCGGGTCGGCGACGCGGGTGCAGCGAGCGCGCTGCTCGGCCTCGCCGGTGCGCTCCGGGACGGGGCTCGGAGCGTGCTGCTGGCGACCCACGGGAGCGGCGCGGCGAGCCACGCGTTCCGCGTCGTCGCCGAGCGCGGGATTCCAGTCCGCGCCACCGTCGCGGGGGACCGAGAGCTGTCGTTCGCCGGTGCGCGCCGCCGACGCGGGGACTTCGACTCGGGGCCGCCGGCGGGTGGCGGTGCGTCCGTCAGCGTCCCCTCGTATCGGCGCACGCTCGCGGCCCGCCACCGGCTCGTCGCGGGGCGCTGCCGGTCGTGTTCGGCGCTCCGATTCCCGCCGGAGGGTGCCTGCGGCGACTGCGGGGCGACGGACGGCTACGAGGACGCGCCGCTTCGGACCCGGGGCACCGTCGAGACGAGTACGACCATCTCGCAGGGCGGCGCGCCGCCAGAGTTCGCGCCCCAGCAGGCGCGCAGCGGCGAGTACGGCAGCGCCATCGTCTCGTTCGAGGGCCGCGGTGAGGGGAGCGGCGAGGTCAGCGTTCCCGTCCAGGTCGTGCTCGCGGACGGGGACACCCCCGGCATCGGGGACGAAGTGGTGGTCGTGCCCCGCGTGCTGTACGACCAGGAGGGCGTCCGGCGGTACGGCGCGAAGGCGGTGCCCGCGGACTCGCGGCGGGGCTGA
- a CDS encoding 5'-deoxyadenosine deaminase: MTLLSADTVVRDADSVLHDGAVVVEDDRIAAVGDRDDLTDAYPDHERVDVDVLAPGLVGAHVHSVQSLGRGIADDQELLDWLFDHVLPMEASMGAEEMRAAADLAYLEFVESGTTGVVDHLSVDHAGEAFAAAADSGVRARLGKVLMDKDSPEGLLEDTDEALAETESLIREWDGARGGRIQYAVTPRFAVSCTEACLRGCRDLADEYGVRIHTHASENQGEIETVEDETGKRNVHWLDEVGLTGEDVVLAHCVWTDESERELLAETGTHVTHCPSSNMKLASGVAPIEDYLDRGINVALGNDGPPCNNTLDAFTEMRQASLLGKVEELDPTALAARTVFEMATRNGAKAAGFEDAGRIAEGWKADVVGLTTENARSTPIHDPYSHLVYAAHGDDVTLTMVDGDVLYRGGEHVRMDAESVRERAREFAAEL; the protein is encoded by the coding sequence ATGACGCTACTGAGCGCCGACACCGTGGTTCGGGACGCCGACAGCGTGCTCCACGACGGGGCCGTGGTCGTCGAGGACGACCGGATTGCGGCGGTCGGCGACCGCGACGACCTGACCGACGCCTACCCCGACCACGAGCGCGTCGACGTGGACGTGCTCGCGCCGGGGCTCGTGGGCGCGCACGTCCACTCCGTGCAGAGTCTCGGGCGGGGCATCGCGGACGACCAGGAGCTGCTGGACTGGCTGTTCGACCACGTGCTCCCGATGGAGGCGTCGATGGGGGCCGAGGAGATGCGGGCGGCCGCCGATCTCGCGTACCTGGAGTTCGTGGAGTCCGGGACGACGGGCGTCGTCGACCACCTCTCGGTCGACCACGCAGGCGAGGCGTTCGCCGCGGCCGCAGACAGCGGCGTGCGCGCCCGCCTCGGGAAGGTCTTGATGGACAAGGACTCGCCGGAGGGCCTGCTGGAGGACACCGACGAGGCGCTCGCTGAGACCGAGTCGCTCATCAGAGAGTGGGACGGCGCTCGCGGCGGCCGCATCCAGTACGCCGTCACGCCCCGGTTCGCCGTCTCCTGCACGGAGGCGTGCTTGCGGGGCTGCCGCGACCTCGCCGACGAGTACGGCGTCCGCATCCACACGCACGCCAGCGAGAACCAGGGCGAAATCGAGACCGTTGAGGACGAGACCGGCAAGCGGAACGTCCACTGGCTGGACGAGGTCGGGCTGACGGGCGAGGACGTGGTGCTCGCGCACTGCGTGTGGACCGACGAGAGCGAACGCGAACTGCTCGCCGAGACGGGGACCCACGTGACGCACTGCCCGTCCTCGAACATGAAACTCGCGTCGGGCGTCGCCCCCATCGAGGACTACCTCGACCGCGGTATCAACGTCGCGCTCGGCAACGACGGCCCGCCCTGTAACAACACCCTCGATGCCTTCACCGAGATGCGGCAGGCCAGCCTGCTCGGGAAAGTCGAGGAACTCGACCCGACGGCGCTGGCGGCACGCACCGTCTTCGAGATGGCGACCCGGAACGGCGCGAAAGCGGCAGGATTCGAGGACGCGGGACGCATCGCCGAGGGCTGGAAAGCCGACGTGGTCGGTCTCACCACGGAGAACGCGCGGTCGACGCCCATCCACGACCCGTACTCGCACCTCGTGTACGCCGCCCACGGCGACGACGTGACGCTGACGATGGTGGACGGCGACGTGCTCTACCGCGGCGGCGAGCACGTCCGGATGGACGCCGAGAGCGTTCGGGAGCGCGCGCGAGAATTCGCCGCCGAACTCTGA
- a CDS encoding 3-hydroxyacyl-CoA dehydrogenase family protein encodes MHVAVLGAGTMGHGIAQVSAMAGHDVTLRDVDEDVVGEGVDAIDENLRGGVERGKVTPEEREAALARITGTTDLAEAVSEADLVVEAVPEDVELKRDVLGEAEDAAPADAVLASNTSSLPVTEIAAALDAPERFVGLHFFNPVHIMALVEVVVAEQTSDETLDFAAEFVDGIEKTPVEVADSPGFASSRLGVSLGVEAMRMLQEGVASPRDVDQAMELGYNHPMGPVELGDVVGLDVRLDILEHLRDELGERFRPPQILKRKVRAGKLGKKTGEGFYVWEDGERVGVSGDWGDDA; translated from the coding sequence ATGCACGTAGCAGTACTCGGCGCGGGAACGATGGGGCACGGCATCGCCCAGGTGTCGGCGATGGCGGGCCACGACGTGACGCTCCGAGACGTGGACGAGGACGTTGTCGGCGAGGGCGTCGACGCAATCGACGAGAACCTCCGGGGCGGCGTCGAACGGGGGAAAGTCACGCCCGAAGAACGGGAGGCGGCGCTGGCCCGCATCACGGGGACGACCGACCTCGCCGAGGCGGTGTCGGAGGCCGACCTCGTCGTGGAGGCGGTCCCGGAGGACGTCGAACTCAAACGGGACGTGCTCGGTGAAGCCGAGGACGCAGCGCCAGCGGACGCCGTCCTCGCGTCGAACACGTCCAGTCTCCCCGTCACGGAGATTGCGGCCGCCCTCGACGCGCCCGAGCGGTTCGTCGGGCTCCACTTCTTCAACCCGGTCCACATCATGGCGCTGGTGGAAGTCGTCGTCGCCGAGCAGACCAGCGACGAGACCCTCGACTTCGCGGCCGAGTTCGTCGACGGTATCGAGAAGACGCCCGTCGAGGTCGCTGACTCGCCCGGGTTCGCGTCCTCGCGGCTCGGCGTCTCGCTGGGCGTGGAGGCGATGCGGATGCTTCAGGAGGGCGTCGCCAGTCCCCGAGACGTGGACCAGGCGATGGAACTCGGCTACAACCACCCGATGGGGCCGGTCGAACTCGGAGACGTTGTCGGGCTGGACGTGCGACTGGACATCCTCGAACACCTCCGTGACGAACTCGGCGAGCGGTTCCGGCCGCCCCAGATACTCAAGCGCAAGGTCCGCGCGGGCAAACTCGGGAAGAAGACCGGCGAGGGGTTCTACGTCTGGGAGGACGGGGAAAGAGTCGGCGTCTCGGGCGACTGGGGTGACGACGCGTGA